A genome region from Natronosalvus rutilus includes the following:
- a CDS encoding glycerophosphodiester phosphodiesterase, translated as MPEPAVIAHRGFAGIAPENTIEAARIASEHPSTGMIEIDVQPAACGTPVVIHDDRLEGTRDGRPLTDSEGLVWEQTLEALSNARVLETDETVPTLEAFLEAVGPGVGVNVELKNPGNPSIRPAESLSPSARAERRAIWEPFVERVVEVCDGFDGEVLFSSFCAGALAATRNVAPEYSIGTLVADDLETGLEVAREYDSEAIHPPRNAIAGTALSTEPYAGVSEPPTVDLLEVARDEGRTINVWTVDTWIQFDQLRSVGVDGIIVDYPGLNSR; from the coding sequence ATGCCCGAGCCAGCGGTCATCGCCCACCGCGGATTCGCCGGAATCGCCCCCGAGAACACGATCGAGGCGGCCCGAATCGCCAGCGAGCACCCCTCGACGGGCATGATCGAGATCGACGTCCAGCCGGCCGCCTGCGGGACGCCGGTCGTGATTCACGACGACCGACTCGAGGGAACCCGCGACGGACGTCCGCTCACCGATTCCGAGGGGCTGGTGTGGGAGCAGACACTCGAGGCCCTCTCGAACGCCCGGGTCCTGGAGACGGACGAAACGGTCCCGACCCTCGAGGCGTTCCTCGAGGCCGTCGGCCCCGGCGTCGGCGTCAACGTCGAACTCAAGAACCCGGGGAACCCGTCGATCCGTCCGGCGGAATCGCTGTCGCCGAGTGCGCGCGCCGAACGCCGAGCGATCTGGGAGCCGTTCGTCGAGCGCGTCGTCGAGGTCTGTGACGGGTTCGACGGCGAGGTGCTGTTCTCGTCGTTCTGTGCTGGCGCGCTCGCGGCCACCCGGAACGTGGCACCCGAGTATTCCATCGGAACGCTCGTCGCGGACGACCTCGAGACGGGCCTCGAAGTCGCCCGCGAGTACGACAGCGAGGCGATCCATCCGCCACGAAACGCGATTGCCGGGACGGCGCTGTCGACGGAACCGTACGCCGGCGTCTCGGAACCGCCGACGGTCGACCTGCTCGAGGTCGCTCGCGACGAGGGACGAACGATCAACGTCTGGACGGTCGACACCTGGATCCAGTTCGACCAGTTGCGATCGGTCGGCGTCGATGGGATTATCGTGGACTATCCGGGCCTCAACTCGCGGTGA
- a CDS encoding signal recognition particle protein Srp54, giving the protein MVLDDLGSSLRGTLDKLRGKSRISEEDVEDVVKEIQRSLLSADVDVSLVMELSDNIKTRALEEEPPAGTPARDFVLRIVYEELVDLIGESTDLPLEEQTILLAGLQGSGKTTTSAKMAWWFSTKGLRPAVIQTDTFRPGAYEQAKEMCRRAEVDFYGDPDGDDPVQIARDGLEATSEADVHIVDTAGRHALEDDLIDEIEDIEDVVDPDVGLLVLDAAIGQGAKDQAQQFDESVGIDGVVITKLDGTAKGGGALTAVDQTDSSIAFLGTGEEVQDIERFEPNGFISRLLGMGDLAQLAERVERAMEHTGEEEDDWDPEDMLEGQFTLKDMQKQMEAMNNMGPLDQVLDMIPGFGGGIKDQLPDDAMDVTQDRMRTFEVIMDSMTDAEKEYPRAIGADQIRRIARGSGTSEESVRELLQQFKMMERTLKQFQGMGSDKEMQRMMQQMQQQGGGGMGGMGGGGPF; this is encoded by the coding sequence ATGGTACTCGACGATCTCGGAAGTTCCCTCCGAGGCACCCTCGACAAACTCCGCGGCAAGTCGCGCATTTCCGAGGAGGACGTCGAGGACGTCGTCAAGGAGATTCAGCGGTCGTTGCTGTCGGCTGACGTCGACGTCTCCTTGGTGATGGAGCTCTCGGACAACATCAAGACCCGCGCGCTCGAGGAAGAGCCGCCGGCGGGAACGCCCGCCCGCGACTTTGTCCTCCGCATCGTCTACGAGGAACTGGTCGACCTCATCGGTGAGTCGACCGACCTCCCGCTCGAGGAACAGACCATCCTGCTGGCCGGTCTCCAGGGATCGGGGAAGACGACCACGTCCGCGAAGATGGCGTGGTGGTTCTCGACGAAGGGGCTCCGGCCCGCCGTGATCCAGACCGACACGTTCCGGCCCGGTGCCTACGAGCAGGCCAAAGAGATGTGCCGGCGCGCGGAAGTCGACTTCTACGGCGACCCCGATGGCGACGACCCGGTCCAGATCGCCCGCGACGGCCTCGAGGCGACAAGCGAGGCAGACGTCCACATCGTCGACACGGCGGGTCGCCACGCCCTGGAGGACGATCTGATCGACGAAATCGAGGACATCGAGGACGTGGTCGACCCCGACGTCGGCCTGCTGGTGCTCGACGCGGCCATCGGTCAGGGCGCGAAAGATCAGGCCCAGCAGTTCGACGAGTCCGTGGGCATCGACGGCGTCGTCATCACGAAACTCGACGGGACGGCGAAGGGTGGTGGCGCGCTGACGGCGGTCGACCAGACCGACTCCTCTATCGCCTTCCTCGGGACCGGCGAGGAGGTCCAGGACATCGAGCGCTTCGAGCCCAACGGATTCATCTCCCGACTTCTGGGGATGGGCGACCTCGCCCAGCTCGCCGAGCGCGTCGAGCGCGCGATGGAGCATACCGGCGAGGAGGAAGACGACTGGGACCCCGAGGACATGCTCGAGGGGCAGTTCACGCTGAAGGACATGCAAAAGCAGATGGAGGCGATGAACAATATGGGGCCCCTCGATCAGGTGCTCGACATGATTCCCGGCTTCGGCGGCGGGATCAAGGACCAGTTGCCCGACGACGCGATGGACGTCACCCAGGACCGGATGCGGACGTTCGAGGTCATCATGGACTCGATGACCGACGCCGAGAAGGAGTACCCACGGGCGATCGGCGCCGATCAGATCCGCCGGATCGCTCGCGGTTCCGGGACCTCGGAGGAGAGCGTTCGGGAACTCCTCCAGCAGTTCAAGATGATGGAGCGCACCCTCAAGCAGTTCCAGGGGATGGGATCGGACAAGGAGATGCAGCGGATGATGCAGCAGATGCAACAGCAGGGCGGCGGCGGAATGGGCGGGATGGGTGGCGGTGGCCCGTTCTGA
- the gap gene encoding type I glyceraldehyde-3-phosphate dehydrogenase, translated as MSEHSFAEDTSTDGVVRVGLNGFGRIGRNVLRASLEYDGIEIVAINDVMDNDDMEYLLRYDSVHGRLDDVERDGDTLFVGGQEIRLLNERDPTELPWEEFDVDVAFEATGLFRSHDDAVMHLEAGADKVIISAPPKGEKDVSMFVYGVNHDEYEGEDILSNASCTTNSVAPVAKVLDEEFGIASGLLTTVHAYTGTQSLVDGPESKRRRGRAAAENIIPTTTGAAIATTEVLPELEGKLDGMAIRVPVPNGSITDLTVDLEADVTKDDLEAAIREAADGELAGVLGYTDEEIVSRDIVGLPFSSYVDLESAMVLEDGLVKILTWYDNEYGFSNRMLDLATYVIAEDEAEAEAPTQ; from the coding sequence ATGAGTGAACATTCATTCGCCGAAGACACTTCCACGGACGGCGTTGTTCGCGTCGGCCTCAACGGATTCGGCCGCATTGGCCGGAACGTCCTGCGTGCATCCCTCGAGTACGACGGAATCGAGATCGTCGCGATTAACGACGTGATGGACAACGACGACATGGAGTACCTGCTCCGGTACGACTCCGTCCACGGTCGCCTCGACGACGTCGAGCGCGACGGTGACACCCTGTTCGTCGGCGGCCAGGAGATTCGACTGCTCAACGAGCGCGACCCCACCGAGTTGCCGTGGGAGGAGTTCGACGTCGACGTCGCCTTCGAGGCGACCGGCCTGTTTCGCTCCCACGACGACGCTGTCATGCATCTCGAGGCTGGCGCCGACAAGGTCATCATCTCCGCGCCGCCGAAGGGCGAGAAGGACGTCTCGATGTTCGTCTACGGCGTCAACCACGACGAGTACGAGGGCGAGGACATCCTCTCGAACGCCTCCTGTACCACGAACAGCGTCGCCCCCGTCGCCAAGGTGCTCGACGAGGAGTTCGGCATCGCCTCGGGCCTGCTCACTACGGTCCACGCCTACACCGGCACGCAGTCGCTCGTCGACGGCCCCGAATCGAAGCGCCGCCGCGGTCGCGCCGCCGCCGAGAACATAATCCCCACGACGACAGGCGCCGCCATCGCCACCACCGAGGTTCTCCCCGAACTCGAGGGGAAACTCGACGGCATGGCGATTCGCGTCCCCGTCCCCAACGGCTCGATCACCGACCTGACGGTCGACCTCGAGGCCGACGTCACGAAAGACGACCTCGAGGCCGCCATCCGCGAGGCCGCCGACGGCGAACTCGCCGGCGTGCTCGGGTACACCGACGAGGAGATAGTTTCCCGGGACATCGTCGGCCTCCCGTTCTCCTCGTACGTCGACCTCGAGTCCGCGATGGTGCTCGAGGACGGCCTCGTGAAGATCCTCACGTGGTACGACAACGAGTACGGCTTCTCGAACCGCATGCTTGACCTCGCGACGTACGTGATCGCCGAGGACGAAGCCGAAGCGGAAGCCCCGACGCAGTAG
- a CDS encoding Sjogren's syndrome/scleroderma autoantigen 1 family protein, which translates to MSDFDKEAEREKLRKKYERDEADREATQRMSDLLLKGATMTNTHCDVCGDPLFRYQGTTFCPSCHGGPEGVEASVDDGTGDEDRATAAGSTGGTRADEHPSNEVPAGETEAANDPENAASSVSADATDANRSAAAPETRATSSTVNEGPGPGASRETSDTSGLADASDTPGTTETAETSRAPSPIPSSGSGSDVDVGSDLEAGTDALVTALERFSRAAAEADDPRYAKACLEAAHEAAATLATLRE; encoded by the coding sequence ATGAGCGACTTCGACAAGGAAGCCGAACGCGAGAAGCTTCGAAAGAAGTACGAGCGCGACGAGGCTGATCGCGAGGCGACCCAGCGGATGAGCGACCTCTTGCTCAAGGGAGCGACGATGACCAATACCCACTGCGACGTCTGCGGTGACCCCCTCTTTCGCTATCAGGGGACCACGTTCTGCCCGAGCTGTCACGGCGGGCCGGAGGGCGTCGAGGCATCAGTCGACGACGGTACCGGCGATGAGGATCGGGCCACAGCAGCGGGGTCGACCGGGGGGACGCGAGCAGACGAACACCCCTCGAACGAGGTACCTGCCGGGGAGACGGAAGCCGCGAACGACCCCGAGAACGCGGCCTCGAGCGTCAGTGCTGACGCCACTGACGCAAACCGATCGGCGGCGGCGCCCGAAACCCGCGCCACCTCCAGTACGGTGAACGAGGGACCAGGACCGGGGGCCTCTCGCGAGACGTCCGATACCTCCGGCCTCGCCGATGCTTCCGACACCCCCGGAACCACCGAAACCGCTGAAACAAGCCGAGCGCCGTCGCCTATCCCATCGAGCGGTTCCGGGTCGGATGTCGACGTCGGCAGCGACCTCGAGGCCGGCACGGACGCGCTCGTAACTGCACTCGAGCGATTTTCGCGAGCGGCCGCCGAGGCCGACGACCCGCGGTACGCGAAGGCGTGCCTCGAGGCGGCCCACGAGGCGGCGGCGACGCTAGCGACGCTTCGCGAGTAG
- a CDS encoding phosphoglycerate kinase, with the protein MFDTIDDLEPGQRLLVRVDLNAPVEDGRGQDNRRFARHADSIRALLEDDHAVTVMAHQGRPGRDTFISLESHAEILADHLDRPVDFVADTYGEEALEAIDDLETGDVLVLENVRMCEDELPEKDPEEHADSEFVRTLAPHFDAYVNDAYSAAHRAHASLVGFPLVMDAYAGPVMDAEYTANSAIQDREFDGPVTMVLGGTKAEDLIPVIEQVDETVDRFCLGGIVGELFLRAAGHDVGYDVDGTEFFDHQWDDHADTIERILETYGDRLTLATDLAYEGDDGDRAEVDVEDLEKDTSYLDVGSDTADAYADLVRDSEAVFVKGALGVFEDERFADGTVEVLRAIAETDCFSVVGGGDTSRAIKMYGLDEADFSHVSIAGGAYVRALTGDTLVGVEVLEREA; encoded by the coding sequence ATGTTCGACACCATCGACGACCTCGAGCCAGGCCAACGACTGCTCGTCCGCGTCGACCTCAACGCGCCCGTCGAGGACGGCCGCGGCCAGGACAACCGGCGCTTCGCTCGCCACGCCGATTCGATTCGCGCGCTACTCGAGGACGACCACGCTGTCACCGTCATGGCTCACCAGGGCCGACCCGGTCGGGACACGTTCATCTCGCTCGAGAGCCACGCCGAGATCCTCGCCGACCACCTCGACCGACCCGTCGACTTCGTCGCGGACACCTACGGCGAGGAAGCCCTCGAGGCCATCGACGACCTCGAGACCGGCGACGTCCTGGTGCTCGAGAACGTCCGCATGTGCGAGGACGAACTCCCCGAGAAGGACCCCGAGGAACACGCCGACAGCGAGTTCGTGCGAACCCTCGCTCCGCACTTCGATGCCTACGTCAACGACGCCTACTCGGCGGCCCACCGCGCCCACGCCTCCCTCGTCGGCTTCCCCCTCGTGATGGACGCCTACGCGGGGCCGGTGATGGACGCCGAGTACACCGCCAACTCCGCCATCCAGGACCGCGAATTCGACGGCCCCGTGACGATGGTGCTGGGCGGAACCAAGGCCGAGGATCTGATCCCGGTCATCGAGCAGGTCGACGAGACGGTCGACCGCTTCTGTCTCGGCGGCATCGTGGGCGAGCTCTTCCTCCGGGCCGCGGGCCACGACGTGGGCTACGACGTCGACGGCACCGAGTTCTTCGACCACCAGTGGGACGACCACGCCGACACCATCGAGCGTATCCTCGAGACCTACGGCGACCGCCTGACCCTCGCGACGGACCTCGCTTACGAGGGCGACGACGGCGACCGCGCCGAAGTCGACGTCGAGGACCTCGAGAAGGACACCTCCTACCTCGACGTGGGCAGCGACACCGCCGACGCGTACGCCGACCTCGTCCGGGACTCCGAGGCGGTCTTCGTGAAGGGCGCACTGGGCGTCTTCGAGGACGAGCGCTTCGCGGACGGCACCGTCGAGGTCCTCCGCGCCATCGCCGAAACCGACTGCTTCTCGGTCGTCGGCGGCGGCGACACTTCACGGGCAATCAAAATGTACGGGCTCGACGAGGCTGACTTCTCTCACGTCTCCATCGCGGGCGGCGCCTACGTTCGGGCGCTCACGGGTGACACGCTGGTCGGCGTCGAAGTGCTCGAGCGGGAGGCCTGA
- a CDS encoding glutaredoxin family protein, which translates to MSAPTDSPRTLYRLQGCPYCERVVSRLQTYGLEYRSRFVEPMHLRRNAVKRAAGVRSVPVLVDEETGVTMAESANIVDYLDSVYGDGAAGTMGAAEAAGNRGDD; encoded by the coding sequence ATGTCAGCACCGACCGACTCGCCGCGGACGCTGTATCGACTGCAGGGGTGTCCCTACTGCGAACGGGTCGTCTCTCGACTGCAGACGTACGGCCTCGAGTATCGATCGCGCTTCGTCGAACCGATGCACTTGCGACGGAACGCGGTCAAGCGCGCGGCCGGGGTCCGGTCGGTTCCCGTCCTCGTCGACGAAGAAACCGGCGTTACGATGGCCGAGAGTGCGAACATTGTCGACTACCTGGATTCGGTTTACGGTGATGGCGCTGCAGGTACTATGGGGGCTGCGGAGGCTGCAGGCAACCGAGGTGACGACTAG
- the mdh gene encoding malate dehydrogenase, with protein sequence MTKVSVVGAAGTVGAAAGYNIALRGIADELVFVDIPDKEDDTVGQAADVNHGVAYDSNTVVRQGGYEDTAGSDVVVITAGIPRQPGQTRIDLAGDNAPIMEDIGSSLAEHNDDFVTITTSNPVDLLNRHLYETGDRSREQVIGFGGRLDSARFRYVLSQRYDVPVQNVQATILGEHGDAQVPVFSKVRVDGEDRTFDDDEKEEILNELQTSAMNVIEKKGATEWGPAAGVAHMVEAVLRDTGEVLPASVVLEGEFGHEDTAFGVPAKLGSNGVEEIVEWDLSAYEREQLGEAAEKLTDQYGKVA encoded by the coding sequence ATGACAAAAGTGAGCGTGGTCGGCGCGGCCGGCACCGTCGGGGCCGCGGCGGGCTACAACATCGCACTGCGCGGGATCGCTGACGAACTCGTCTTCGTCGACATTCCGGACAAGGAAGACGACACGGTCGGCCAGGCGGCCGACGTCAACCACGGCGTCGCCTACGACTCGAACACGGTCGTCCGCCAGGGCGGCTACGAGGACACGGCGGGATCGGACGTCGTCGTCATCACGGCCGGCATTCCGCGCCAGCCAGGCCAGACCCGGATCGACCTCGCGGGCGACAACGCCCCCATCATGGAGGACATCGGCTCCTCGCTCGCCGAGCACAACGACGACTTCGTGACGATCACCACCTCGAACCCGGTCGACCTGCTGAACCGGCACCTCTACGAGACGGGTGATCGAAGCCGGGAACAGGTGATCGGCTTCGGCGGCCGCCTCGACTCCGCCCGGTTCCGGTACGTCCTCTCCCAGCGCTACGACGTCCCCGTCCAGAACGTCCAGGCGACGATTCTCGGTGAACACGGCGACGCGCAGGTGCCCGTGTTCTCGAAAGTACGCGTCGACGGCGAGGATCGCACCTTCGACGACGACGAGAAGGAGGAGATTCTGAACGAACTCCAGACCTCCGCGATGAACGTCATCGAGAAGAAAGGCGCCACCGAGTGGGGCCCCGCCGCCGGCGTCGCCCACATGGTCGAGGCCGTCCTCCGTGACACCGGCGAAGTGCTGCCCGCCAGCGTCGTCCTCGAGGGCGAGTTCGGCCACGAAGACACCGCCTTCGGCGTCCCCGCGAAGCTCGGCTCGAACGGCGTCGAAGAGATCGTCGAGTGGGACCTCTCGGCCTACGAGCGCGAACAGCTGGGGGAGGCTGCCGAGAAGCTCACCGATCAGTACGGGAAGGTCGCCTGA
- a CDS encoding DUF7125 family protein — protein MLVLEIRRQTGLDEDRRSLIVDVVDALERAGRRVYREFLSSMSERVVETESVVVLYDLRDGHEPRNRRLTVQVSDVVLEIPSPNRGGAVGTDPRVRVSKCRFARTIPEPAAGERGSLEEPTAAGNEGEPVESD, from the coding sequence GTGCTCGTCCTCGAGATCCGCCGTCAAACCGGCCTCGACGAGGATCGTCGCAGTCTGATCGTCGACGTCGTGGACGCTCTCGAGCGGGCGGGTCGACGAGTCTACCGGGAGTTCCTCTCTTCGATGTCCGAACGAGTGGTCGAGACAGAGAGCGTGGTCGTCCTGTACGATCTGCGTGACGGCCACGAGCCACGGAACCGGCGACTGACGGTACAGGTATCAGACGTGGTGCTCGAGATTCCGTCGCCGAATCGTGGTGGTGCCGTAGGAACCGATCCGCGGGTACGGGTCAGCAAGTGTCGCTTCGCGCGTACGATTCCCGAACCCGCCGCCGGTGAACGGGGTTCGCTCGAGGAGCCGACGGCAGCTGGAAACGAGGGTGAACCTGTCGAGTCGGACTGA
- a CDS encoding redoxin domain-containing protein, producing the protein MVDFDVVDLGPADHPETGTAAPDFIRPLVSSEFWEDRSLADLASDEDGDGLILVFTPMIGSFVAQYVWTELAERDWNERAHVVGVSAANPYGIAGFLEERDLPFEIAADPGNDVAEKYGIAHDLDGMAGLSEPRVAFFAVDADLTVTESWVATEWPEFPDYDALEETLGLA; encoded by the coding sequence GTGGTCGACTTCGACGTCGTCGACCTCGGGCCGGCCGATCACCCCGAAACGGGAACGGCAGCGCCGGACTTCATCCGACCACTCGTCTCGAGCGAATTCTGGGAGGATCGATCGTTGGCCGACCTCGCGTCCGACGAGGATGGCGACGGCCTTATCCTAGTGTTCACCCCCATGATCGGCTCGTTCGTCGCCCAGTACGTCTGGACGGAACTCGCCGAACGAGACTGGAACGAGCGCGCCCACGTCGTCGGCGTCTCCGCCGCGAACCCCTACGGCATTGCTGGCTTCCTCGAGGAACGCGACCTGCCGTTCGAGATCGCCGCCGATCCGGGCAACGACGTCGCCGAAAAGTACGGAATCGCTCACGACCTGGACGGGATGGCCGGCCTTAGCGAGCCACGTGTCGCCTTCTTCGCCGTCGACGCCGACCTGACTGTGACGGAGTCGTGGGTCGCCACCGAGTGGCCCGAATTCCCCGACTACGACGCGCTCGAGGAGACGCTGGGGCTCGCGTAG